In Mastacembelus armatus chromosome 4, fMasArm1.2, whole genome shotgun sequence, the following are encoded in one genomic region:
- the lpl2a gene encoding lipoprotein lipase, producing the protein MKAWQVRFLYFVVLNAAVQYVTSLEEKQADSVFGNYLSHLKDLIEHKDDNYHPVTKFSLRTSSHPDDDLCYIVPGKPDSLAACSFNSTSKTFLIIHGWALGGMFDSWMTKLVSSLYEREQSANVIVVDWLALAQNHYGIAAQNAKAVGQEIAHFIDWIEETTNMPLKNLHLIGYSLGAHVAGFAGSHANNKVGRITGLDPAGPDFEGEHAHRRLSPDDAHFVDVLHTFTRGSLGLSIGIQQPVGHVDIYPNGGSFQPGCNLRGALEKIANHGLFAITDAVKCQHERSIHLFIDSLLNNQEAAKAYRCGSNAMFDRGMCLSCRKSRCNTVGYNIAKVRRARNVQLYTKTRASMPFRVYHYQLKIHFTSKLNRSEMEPSITVSLYGTKGESENLELKLMEKIAANKTHSFLLVTEKDIGDLLMVKFRWVDANGWSASNMLKMVSSWWSGDSDSANVEVHKIRIRAGETQQKMVFCVRESEAQSLTQEVTFVKCKDAWRRLSKRAQRKVTLEKH; encoded by the exons atgaaagcgTGGCAAGTTCGGTTTCTGTACTTTGTGGTATTGAATGCAGCTGTGCAGTATGTGACGTCtctggaagaaaaacaggccGATTCAGTTTTTG GTAACTACCTCAGCCATCTGAAAGACCTGATCGAGCACAAGGATGACAACTATCACCCTGTTACCAAGTTCTCCCTCCGCACATCATCCCACCCCGATGATGATCTGTGCTATATTGTTCCCGGCAAACCTGACTCCCTGGCAGCCTGCAGCTTCAACAGCACCTCCAAAACCTTCCTAATAATCCACGGATGGGCG CTGGGCGGTATGTTTGACAGCTGGATGACTAAACTGGTATCATCGCTTTATGAGAGAGAGCAATCGGCCAATGTCATTGTGGTGGACTGGCTCGCCTTGGCCCAGAACCACTATGGGATTGCAGCTCAGAACGCCAAAGCAGTGGGACAGGAGATCGCTCACTTCATCGACTGGATCGAG GAAACCACCAATATGCCTCTTAAGAATCTCCACCTGATTGGTTACAGTCTCGGGGCTCATGTGGCAGGATTTGCTGGCAGCCATGCAAACAATAAAGTTGGAAGAATAACTG GTTTGGACCCAGCTGGTCCAGACTTTGAAGGGGAGCATGCCCACAGACGCCTCTCCCCAGATGACGCTCACTTTGTGGATGTGCTTCACACCTTCACACGGGGCTCCTTGGGCCTCAGCATTGGGATCCAGCAGCCTGTCGGCCATGTGGACATTTACCCCAATGGAGGCAGCTTCCAGCCTGGTTGCAACCTAAGGGGGGCGCTGGAGAAGATTGCTAATCATGGGCTATTTG CTATCACTGATGCAGTGAAGTGTCAACACGAGCGCTCGATCCACCTGTTCATCGACTCTTTGCTGAACAACCAAGAAGCGGCCAAGGCCTACAGATGTGGCAGCAACGCCATGTTCGACCGTGGCATGTGCCTCAGCTGCCGCAAAAGCCGCTGCAACACAGTGGGCTACAACATCGCCAAGGTCCGCAGGGCACGCAATGTTCAGTTGTACACCAAGACACGAGCCTCCATGCCTTTCAGAG TTTACCACTATCAGCTGAAGATCCATTTCACTAGCAAACTGAACCGCTCAGAGATGGAGCCGTCGATCACGGTCTCGCTCTATGGAACCAAAGGGGAGTCTGAGAACCTGGAGCTTAAACT AATGGAGAAAATAGCGGCGAATAAGACGCACTCTTTCCTGCTGGTGACAGAGAAGGATATCGGTGACCTGTTGATGGTGAAGTTTAGATGGGTCGATGCAAACGGCTGGTCGGCCTCCAACATGTTGAAGATGGTTTCCTCTTGGTGGTCCGGTGATTCAGACAGTGCTAATGTGGAGGTTCATAAAATTCGCATCAGAGCTGGCGAGACCCAGCAGAA GATGGTGTTCTGTGTAAGAGAGTCTGAAGCTCAGAGCTTAACACAGGAGGTTACGTTTGTTAAATGTAAAGATGCATGGAGGAGACTCTCAAAACGGGCTCAAAGAAA AGTAACTCTGGagaaacactga